The Halobacterium sp. CBA1132 genome has a segment encoding these proteins:
- a CDS encoding lysylphosphatidylglycerol synthase transmembrane domain-containing protein — translation MQREDLLATVAGLAGAALVFAVMFWVVDAREVFAAARSADPVLLAGVAGTILLWNVSWGLALWNVLRALDIRLPLHTTVLVNAAGAFANHVTPFGQAGGEPVTAWLLSKTADTDYEVGLASITSLDAINVVPSLAFAAVGSLYYVTTQTGGELGLLPLGVLAAAVVLPIVAAVVWRYRTAIRGRVGGTVAAVLHRVVGAIPRVSLPDADDLAARLRGFTDAVGRVAVSRERLVAALGCSALGWAFQALGLWVTFLALDSFVPIYVPFFVLPLGKVGSALPTPGGLGGTEAINVTLLTLLTAVSAPTIAAVVTIHSVGGYLLTTSVGAAATSALGVRS, via the coding sequence GTGCAGCGAGAGGACCTGCTGGCGACGGTGGCCGGACTCGCGGGCGCAGCGCTCGTGTTCGCGGTCATGTTCTGGGTCGTGGACGCCCGCGAGGTGTTCGCGGCGGCTCGCTCCGCGGACCCGGTGTTGCTCGCGGGCGTCGCGGGCACGATACTGCTGTGGAACGTCTCGTGGGGACTCGCGCTCTGGAACGTCCTGCGCGCGCTCGACATCCGGCTCCCCCTCCACACCACAGTCCTCGTGAACGCCGCGGGCGCGTTCGCGAACCACGTCACGCCGTTCGGGCAGGCCGGTGGCGAGCCCGTGACCGCGTGGCTGCTGTCGAAGACCGCAGACACGGACTACGAGGTGGGACTCGCGTCCATCACCAGCCTCGATGCCATCAACGTCGTGCCGTCGCTGGCGTTCGCGGCGGTCGGCTCGCTCTACTACGTCACCACCCAGACGGGCGGCGAACTCGGCTTGCTGCCGCTGGGCGTGCTCGCGGCGGCCGTCGTTCTCCCCATCGTCGCGGCGGTCGTGTGGCGCTACCGGACGGCGATTCGCGGACGCGTTGGCGGGACGGTCGCGGCGGTCCTCCACCGCGTCGTCGGCGCGATTCCCCGCGTCTCCCTGCCCGACGCCGACGACCTCGCCGCGCGACTGCGTGGGTTCACGGACGCCGTCGGCCGGGTCGCCGTCTCCCGGGAGCGACTCGTCGCCGCGCTCGGCTGCTCGGCGCTCGGCTGGGCGTTCCAAGCCCTCGGGCTCTGGGTCACGTTCCTCGCACTCGACTCGTTCGTCCCGATTTACGTCCCCTTCTTCGTGTTGCCGCTCGGGAAGGTCGGCTCCGCGCTCCCGACTCCCGGCGGGCTCGGCGGCACGGAAGCCATCAACGTCACGCTGCTCACGCTGCTGACGGCGGTGAGCGCGCCGACGATTGCGGCGGTCGTCACGATTCACAGCGTCGGCGGCTACCTCCTGACGACCAGCGTCGGCGCCGCCGCCACCAGCGCACTCGGCGTCCGGTCGTGA
- a CDS encoding sulfatase-like hydrolase/transferase, translating into MDAPDSPNLLLVVVDCLREDFLHRDAVDTPFLDDLRERGRESTELYATATTTTPAIASLLTGAYGERNGIKSLRRGSLSTDVESMPEILGDAGYHTEAMATGPLVPETGLDRGFDAYDCRDRDESMFSDWREEGLDRVADLPEPFAAFVHLWEIHEDIHVPAEFDSPEYGETPYGRALSALDREIEALVDAVPDDTVVAVVGDHGESITHRDNPLRLLVKSLRDAVKYYGGVDTRGAVERINQYFADWGPDVTDHFIENGHGENIFDYTTNVPFVLAGPGVDSATVDAQVRQIDVLPTLLDALGVDHETDGDVIEPGVDDRVAYMRACGASLHRERNWARAVRYDDATYIEYPDRDWEPGLYDADANPRQLERVDDPDLEAELRERLPERGVDPTDVEMLEINERLEDLGYL; encoded by the coding sequence ATGGACGCTCCCGACTCCCCGAACCTCCTGTTGGTCGTGGTGGACTGCCTCCGAGAAGACTTCCTGCACCGGGACGCCGTCGACACCCCGTTTCTCGACGACCTCCGCGAACGCGGCCGCGAGTCCACAGAGCTGTACGCGACTGCGACGACGACGACGCCCGCAATCGCCAGCCTGCTGACGGGCGCGTACGGCGAACGAAACGGCATCAAGTCGCTGCGCCGCGGCAGCCTCTCGACGGACGTCGAGTCGATGCCCGAGATTCTGGGCGACGCCGGCTACCACACGGAGGCGATGGCGACGGGCCCGCTCGTCCCCGAGACGGGCCTCGACCGCGGGTTCGACGCCTACGACTGCCGAGACCGCGACGAGTCGATGTTCAGCGACTGGCGCGAGGAGGGCCTCGATAGGGTCGCGGACCTCCCGGAGCCGTTCGCCGCGTTCGTCCACCTCTGGGAGATTCACGAGGACATCCACGTCCCCGCCGAGTTCGACAGCCCCGAGTACGGAGAGACGCCGTACGGCCGCGCGCTCTCCGCGCTCGACCGCGAAATCGAGGCGCTCGTCGACGCCGTCCCCGACGACACGGTGGTCGCCGTCGTCGGCGACCACGGCGAGAGCATCACCCACCGCGACAACCCGCTGCGCCTGCTCGTGAAGTCCCTGCGGGACGCCGTGAAGTACTACGGCGGCGTCGACACCCGCGGCGCCGTCGAGCGAATCAACCAGTACTTCGCGGACTGGGGGCCGGACGTCACCGACCACTTCATCGAGAACGGCCACGGCGAGAACATCTTCGACTATACGACGAACGTCCCGTTCGTGCTCGCCGGCCCCGGCGTCGACTCCGCGACGGTCGACGCTCAAGTCCGGCAAATCGACGTCCTGCCGACGCTGCTCGACGCGCTCGGTGTCGACCACGAGACCGACGGCGACGTCATCGAACCCGGCGTCGACGACCGCGTGGCGTACATGCGGGCGTGCGGGGCGTCGCTGCACCGCGAACGCAACTGGGCGCGCGCCGTCCGTTACGACGACGCCACGTACATCGAGTACCCGGACCGCGACTGGGAACCCGGCCTCTACGACGCCGACGCGAACCCCCGACAACTCGAACGCGTCGACGACCCCGACCTCGAAGCCGAACTCCGCGAACGCCTCCCCGAACGCGGCGTCGACCCGACGGACGTCGAGATGCTGGAAATCAACGAGCGCCTCGAAGACCTCGGCTATCTCTGA
- a CDS encoding NUDIX domain-containing protein, with product MPVDDLWYLASRAEQRAERAYHALTDAHEDFIEFDRRRSVSRQRFRTLAERVERTGAPFGAHTVVYRENGDVVLVRHEDVDLWVLPGGGVDDGETFREAAERELAEEAGVDATYHGLAMVTTVAFHSSGHSAWGVLPVFEACADDTTLEVRDPDGEISAAAWFADLPEDTRDRSDLQRWRERALS from the coding sequence ATGCCCGTCGATGACCTCTGGTATCTCGCGAGTCGCGCCGAACAGCGCGCCGAACGCGCCTATCACGCGCTGACCGACGCTCACGAGGACTTCATCGAGTTCGACCGGCGGCGGTCGGTCTCCCGACAGCGCTTCCGCACGCTCGCCGAGCGCGTCGAGCGGACGGGCGCACCCTTCGGCGCGCACACGGTCGTCTACCGGGAGAACGGCGACGTGGTGTTGGTGCGCCACGAGGACGTCGACCTCTGGGTGCTCCCCGGCGGCGGCGTCGACGACGGCGAAACGTTCCGCGAGGCCGCCGAGCGCGAACTCGCCGAAGAAGCCGGCGTCGACGCCACCTACCACGGCCTCGCGATGGTGACTACGGTGGCGTTCCACTCCAGCGGCCACTCCGCGTGGGGCGTCCTCCCGGTGTTCGAGGCGTGCGCCGACGACACCACGCTCGAAGTCCGAGACCCGGACGGCGAAATCTCGGCCGCCGCGTGGTTCGCGGACCTCCCCGAGGACACCCGCGACCGCAGCGACCTCCAGCGCTGGCGCGAGCGCGCGCTCTCGTAG
- a CDS encoding GNAT family N-acetyltransferase: MDVRVPADSERAAVADRLLRPAYREAEVLDPEFSDLDERVVGEEDCSRWLDDADRTMFVAYDPEPVGVVSGGVASSPALYTRGKNCYVDGLYVVPERRREGVAGSLLDRMKTWGRERDCEYASLSVHVDNHAAMAFYENHGFEPKFRSLRQRL, encoded by the coding sequence ATGGACGTGCGCGTGCCGGCGGACAGCGAACGAGCGGCCGTCGCCGACCGGCTGCTGCGGCCGGCGTACCGCGAGGCCGAAGTCCTCGACCCCGAGTTCAGCGACCTCGACGAGCGCGTCGTCGGCGAGGAGGACTGCTCGCGGTGGCTGGACGACGCCGACCGCACGATGTTCGTCGCGTACGACCCCGAACCGGTGGGCGTCGTCTCCGGCGGCGTCGCGTCGTCGCCGGCGCTGTACACGCGCGGGAAGAACTGCTACGTCGACGGCCTCTACGTCGTCCCCGAGCGCCGCCGGGAAGGCGTCGCGGGCAGTCTGCTCGACCGCATGAAGACGTGGGGCCGCGAGCGCGACTGCGAGTACGCGAGCCTCTCCGTGCACGTGGACAACCACGCCGCGATGGCGTTCTACGAGAACCACGGCTTCGAGCCGAAGTTCCGCAGCCTCCGCCAGCGCCTCTGA
- the pyrI gene encoding aspartate carbamoyltransferase regulatory subunit has product MTDTELRVSKIQSGTVIDHVSAGEALHVLKLLGIDGTEGTTMSLGMNVPSDRMGRKDIVKVEGRELSDSEAEVLSLIAPEATINIIRDYDVVEKRRVEPPEEVGGVLVCPNRECITNAGEPVDPTFAVLDDGLRCEYCGEIVREDITAHLRD; this is encoded by the coding sequence ATGACTGACACAGAACTCCGCGTCTCGAAGATTCAGAGCGGCACCGTCATCGACCACGTCTCCGCCGGGGAGGCGCTGCACGTGCTCAAACTGCTGGGCATCGACGGCACCGAGGGGACGACGATGAGCCTCGGGATGAACGTCCCCTCCGATAGGATGGGGCGCAAGGACATCGTGAAAGTCGAGGGGCGCGAACTCAGCGACAGCGAGGCGGAGGTGCTGTCGCTCATCGCGCCCGAAGCCACCATCAACATCATCCGCGACTACGACGTCGTCGAGAAGCGCCGCGTCGAACCCCCCGAGGAGGTCGGCGGCGTGCTCGTCTGCCCGAACCGCGAGTGCATCACGAACGCCGGCGAACCCGTCGACCCGACGTTCGCGGTGCTGGACGACGGCCTGCGCTGCGAGTACTGCGGCGAAATCGTCCGCGAGGACATCACCGCTCACCTCCGAGACTGA
- the pyrB gene encoding aspartate carbamoyltransferase, which produces MRHDHLLTAKQLSRADIETVLDRAAVFDDDPAAAGERHTDALLALCFFEPSTRTKMSFETAAKRLGGDVVDMGSVESSSVKKGESLADTVRVVEGYADGIVLRHPKQGAAKMASEHVDVPVVNAGDGAGHHPSQTLLDLYTIREHAGLDDISIGIMGDLKYGRTVHSLAHALTNFDVRQHFVSPESLRLPRSVRYDLHEAGAQVREHEELEAVLPNLDVLYVTRIQRERFPDEDEYEAVAGEYSITPETLEVAKDDLAVMHPLPRVDEIAAAVDETENATYFEQAHNGVPVRMALLDLLLDDD; this is translated from the coding sequence ATGCGTCACGACCACCTCCTCACCGCCAAACAGCTCTCGCGGGCCGACATCGAGACGGTCCTCGACAGGGCGGCGGTCTTCGACGACGACCCGGCAGCAGCCGGCGAGCGCCACACCGACGCGCTGCTGGCGCTCTGTTTCTTCGAGCCGAGCACGCGCACGAAGATGAGTTTCGAGACGGCCGCCAAACGCCTCGGCGGCGACGTCGTCGACATGGGCTCCGTGGAGTCCTCCTCCGTCAAGAAGGGCGAGTCGCTGGCCGACACCGTCCGCGTCGTCGAAGGGTACGCCGACGGCATCGTGCTCCGCCACCCCAAGCAGGGCGCCGCGAAGATGGCCAGCGAGCACGTCGACGTTCCCGTGGTGAACGCGGGCGACGGCGCCGGCCACCACCCGAGTCAGACGCTGCTGGACCTCTACACGATTCGCGAGCACGCCGGCCTCGACGACATCTCCATCGGCATCATGGGCGACCTGAAGTACGGCCGGACGGTCCACTCGCTGGCGCACGCGCTCACGAATTTCGACGTCCGCCAGCACTTCGTCAGCCCCGAGAGCCTGCGGCTGCCACGCTCTGTCAGATACGACCTCCACGAGGCCGGCGCGCAGGTGCGCGAACACGAGGAGTTGGAGGCCGTCCTCCCGAACCTCGACGTGTTGTACGTCACGCGCATCCAGCGCGAGCGCTTCCCCGACGAGGACGAGTACGAGGCCGTCGCCGGCGAGTACAGCATCACGCCGGAGACGCTGGAGGTGGCCAAAGACGACCTCGCGGTGATGCACCCGCTGCCCCGCGTGGACGAAATCGCGGCCGCCGTCGACGAGACGGAGAACGCGACGTACTTCGAACAGGCACACAACGGCGTCCCGGTCCGAATGGCCCTCCTCGACTTGCTCCTCGACGATGACTGA
- a CDS encoding peptidylprolyl isomerase — translation MSDETEAETADESETEQGGLQEGDFVQLSYSAYTVDSGELVDTTDEDVAEEEGVDTEEQEFSPRTIVIGEGHIFDAVEDDLIGKDVGDTGTVVVEQAFGEYDEEEVRTVSANKIPEDERYPGAHVDVDGEHGHVEAVIGGRARVDFNHPLAGEDVEYEYEILDQVEDTVEKARGLLQMYFDAELDMHLETDEVEEEVTEENDDGETETTTETVEKETLYIEQSPELQFNQQWMMGKDQILNQIIDMLDIDRVIVQEIIDGQPAGMPGMMGGMGGMGGEDLGDVEDALEDADVDADEIVDELDIDEDEA, via the coding sequence ATGAGCGACGAAACTGAGGCCGAGACGGCCGACGAATCCGAGACAGAACAGGGCGGACTCCAGGAGGGAGACTTCGTTCAGCTCTCCTACTCCGCCTACACGGTCGACAGCGGCGAACTCGTCGACACCACCGACGAGGACGTCGCCGAGGAAGAGGGCGTCGACACCGAAGAGCAGGAGTTCTCCCCGCGCACCATCGTCATCGGCGAGGGTCACATCTTCGACGCCGTCGAGGACGACCTCATCGGCAAGGACGTCGGCGACACCGGTACCGTCGTCGTCGAGCAGGCGTTCGGCGAGTACGACGAGGAGGAAGTCCGCACCGTCTCCGCGAACAAGATTCCCGAGGACGAGCGCTACCCCGGTGCGCACGTCGACGTCGACGGTGAGCACGGCCACGTCGAAGCCGTCATCGGCGGCCGCGCCCGCGTCGACTTCAACCACCCGCTCGCCGGCGAGGACGTCGAGTACGAGTACGAGATTCTCGATCAGGTCGAGGACACCGTCGAGAAGGCCCGCGGCCTCCTCCAGATGTACTTCGACGCCGAACTCGACATGCACCTCGAGACCGACGAGGTCGAGGAGGAAGTCACCGAGGAGAACGACGACGGCGAGACGGAGACCACCACGGAGACCGTCGAGAAGGAGACCCTCTACATCGAACAGTCCCCGGAACTCCAGTTCAACCAGCAGTGGATGATGGGCAAAGACCAGATTCTGAACCAGATCATCGACATGCTGGACATCGACCGCGTTATCGTCCAGGAGATTATCGACGGCCAGCCCGCTGGCATGCCCGGCATGATGGGCGGCATGGGTGGCATGGGCGGCGAGGATCTCGGTGACGTCGAGGACGCGCTCGAAGACGCCGACGTCGACGCCGACGAAATCGTCGACGAACTCGACATCGACGAAGACGAAGCCTAA
- the cyaB gene encoding class IV adenylate cyclase: MYEVEVKVPADHDAVRAALVDAGAERVGTVAQADTYFDAPHRDFAATDEALRVRWVATAAESFERDDIDGGLGAAIDAVLDGESRVDGESRVTYKGPLLEAESKSREEFETPVGSGAEMREILSRLGFDPAATVRKLRETHHVGAFEVLLDAVEGVGEYVEVETEVETDGEVEAAREEAYDLLRELGLDPDDQIRTSYLGLKLADD, translated from the coding sequence ATGTACGAAGTGGAGGTGAAGGTGCCGGCGGACCACGACGCGGTCCGCGCGGCGCTGGTGGACGCCGGCGCCGAGCGCGTCGGGACGGTGGCACAGGCGGACACGTACTTCGACGCGCCGCACCGCGACTTCGCAGCGACCGACGAAGCGCTGCGCGTCCGCTGGGTCGCAACGGCGGCGGAATCGTTCGAGCGCGACGACATCGATGGCGGACTGGGGGCAGCCATCGACGCGGTGCTCGACGGCGAGTCTCGGGTCGACGGGGAGTCCCGCGTGACGTACAAGGGGCCGCTGCTGGAGGCCGAATCGAAGTCTCGCGAGGAGTTCGAGACGCCTGTCGGTAGCGGCGCGGAAATGCGCGAAATCCTCTCGCGACTGGGCTTCGACCCCGCCGCGACGGTACGGAAACTACGCGAGACCCACCACGTGGGGGCGTTCGAGGTGTTGCTGGACGCCGTCGAGGGCGTCGGCGAGTACGTCGAAGTCGAGACCGAAGTGGAGACCGACGGGGAGGTCGAAGCCGCACGGGAGGAGGCCTACGACTTGCTCCGAGAGTTGGGCCTCGACCCGGACGACCAGATTCGGACGTCGTACCTCGGACTCAAGCTCGCCGACGACTGA
- a CDS encoding methionine adenosyltransferase translates to MTERNIQVQSLDRGAVEDEDVEIVERKGLGHPDSICDGIAEHVCERLAREYLDRVGEVLHFNTDETQLVAGTAAPAFGGGEVIEPIYILVVGRATSHYVDADGTEYHIPVESIALEAARDYLRENFPNLDLDTDVVVDVKLGEGSGDLQEVFVEDGPAVPMANDTSFGVGHAPFTETERIVYETEKSLNGPYGDDNPAIGEDVKVMGKREGDHIDLTVAAALVDAYVDDLDAYKAEIEALREHVHDLATDYTDREVAVHVNTADDYESGSIYLTTTGTSAEQGDDGSVGRGNRANGLITPNRSMSMEATSGKNPVNHIGKIYNLVSTEIAENIVDEVAGIRDLRVRLLSQIGRPIDQPHVADVHVVTEDGLSVADVEPDVEEIVDAELANITDVTQRVIDGELDTF, encoded by the coding sequence ATGACCGAGCGGAACATCCAAGTGCAGTCTCTCGACCGCGGTGCGGTCGAAGACGAAGACGTCGAAATCGTCGAACGAAAAGGCCTCGGCCACCCCGACTCCATCTGCGACGGCATCGCCGAACACGTCTGCGAGCGTCTCGCCCGCGAGTACCTCGACCGCGTCGGCGAAGTGCTGCACTTCAACACCGACGAGACGCAGCTCGTCGCCGGCACCGCCGCGCCCGCGTTCGGCGGCGGCGAAGTCATCGAACCCATCTACATCCTCGTCGTCGGCCGCGCGACCAGCCACTACGTCGACGCCGACGGCACCGAGTATCACATCCCCGTCGAGTCCATCGCGCTGGAAGCCGCCCGCGACTACCTCCGCGAGAACTTCCCGAACCTCGACCTCGACACCGACGTCGTCGTCGACGTCAAACTCGGCGAAGGCTCCGGCGACCTCCAAGAGGTGTTCGTCGAGGACGGCCCCGCCGTGCCGATGGCCAACGACACCAGTTTCGGCGTCGGCCACGCGCCGTTCACGGAGACCGAGCGCATCGTCTACGAGACCGAGAAATCCCTCAACGGCCCGTACGGCGACGACAACCCCGCCATCGGCGAGGACGTCAAAGTCATGGGCAAACGCGAGGGCGACCACATCGACCTCACTGTCGCGGCCGCGCTCGTCGACGCCTACGTCGACGACCTCGACGCCTACAAGGCCGAAATCGAGGCGCTGCGCGAACACGTCCACGACCTCGCGACCGACTACACGGACCGCGAGGTCGCCGTCCACGTCAACACCGCCGACGACTACGAGTCGGGCTCTATCTACCTCACCACCACCGGCACGAGCGCCGAACAGGGCGACGACGGCAGCGTCGGCCGCGGCAACCGCGCGAACGGCCTCATCACCCCGAACCGCTCGATGAGCATGGAAGCCACCTCCGGGAAGAACCCCGTCAACCACATCGGGAAGATATACAACCTCGTCTCCACGGAAATCGCCGAGAACATCGTCGACGAGGTGGCGGGCATCCGCGACCTCCGCGTCCGCCTGCTCTCCCAAATCGGCCGCCCCATCGACCAGCCCCACGTCGCCGACGTCCACGTCGTCACCGAGGACGGCCTCTCGGTGGCCGACGTCGAACCCGACGTCGAGGAAATCGTCGACGCCGAACTCGCGAACATCACCGACGTCACCCAGCGCGTCATCGACGGCGAACTCGACACCTTCTGA
- a CDS encoding cystathionine gamma-synthase yields the protein MSDDDEHFETRAIHAGQEPDEETGALMTPIYANSTYEQDAPGDHRGYEYSRTGNPTRTDLEANLASLEGGDFGRCFSSGMGAINTVMNLLESGDHVVAGNDVYGGTHRIFTQVYEEYDLEFDFVDTTDHDEVRAAMSEDTELVWVETPTNPLMNVNDIDALAAIAHEFDALCAVDNTFATPYLQRPLEHGADIVCHSLTKYLGGHSDLVAGALITDDEDLDERLAFYQNSVGATPSPFDCFLVLRGTKSLGVRMDRHCANAQELAEWLDAHDRVEHVFYPGLESHPDHELATEQMDDFGGMLSFELDATLEEASEFVAETEVFTLAESLGGVESLIEQPAAMTHAAIPREEREAAGLTDPLIRASIGIEHVDDLEADLQQAMDAVF from the coding sequence ATGAGCGACGACGACGAGCACTTCGAGACGCGAGCCATCCACGCCGGGCAGGAGCCCGACGAGGAGACTGGCGCCCTGATGACGCCCATCTACGCGAACTCCACGTACGAGCAGGACGCGCCCGGCGACCACCGCGGCTACGAGTACAGCAGGACGGGCAACCCGACGCGGACCGACCTCGAAGCGAACCTCGCGAGCCTCGAAGGCGGCGACTTCGGGCGATGTTTCTCCTCGGGGATGGGCGCCATCAACACCGTGATGAACCTGCTCGAATCCGGCGACCACGTGGTCGCGGGCAACGACGTCTACGGCGGCACCCACCGCATTTTCACGCAGGTCTACGAGGAGTACGACCTCGAGTTCGACTTCGTGGACACCACCGACCACGACGAGGTCCGCGCGGCGATGAGCGAGGACACGGAACTCGTCTGGGTGGAGACGCCGACGAACCCGCTGATGAACGTCAACGACATCGACGCGCTCGCGGCCATCGCCCACGAGTTCGACGCGCTCTGCGCCGTCGACAACACGTTCGCGACGCCGTACCTCCAGCGCCCGCTCGAACACGGTGCCGACATCGTCTGCCACAGCCTCACGAAGTACCTCGGCGGGCACTCCGATTTGGTGGCGGGCGCGCTGATTACGGACGACGAGGACCTCGACGAGCGCCTCGCGTTCTACCAGAACTCCGTCGGCGCGACGCCGAGTCCCTTCGACTGCTTCCTCGTGCTGCGCGGGACGAAGAGCCTCGGCGTGCGGATGGACCGCCACTGCGCGAACGCGCAGGAACTCGCCGAGTGGCTGGACGCCCACGACCGCGTCGAGCACGTCTTCTACCCCGGGCTGGAGAGCCACCCGGACCACGAACTCGCGACCGAGCAGATGGACGACTTCGGCGGGATGCTCTCCTTCGAGTTGGACGCCACCCTCGAGGAAGCCAGCGAGTTCGTCGCCGAGACCGAGGTGTTCACGCTCGCCGAGTCGCTGGGCGGCGTCGAGTCCCTCATCGAGCAGCCCGCGGCGATGACCCACGCCGCCATCCCGAGAGAAGAACGCGAGGCTGCGGGGCTGACGGACCCGCTCATCCGCGCGAGCATCGGCATCGAGCACGTCGACGACCTCGAAGCGGACCTCCAGCAGGCGATGGACGCCGTCTTCTAG